A single window of Sander lucioperca isolate FBNREF2018 chromosome 22, SLUC_FBN_1.2, whole genome shotgun sequence DNA harbors:
- the LOC116044297 gene encoding uncharacterized protein LOC116044297 isoform X1, which translates to MSGARRMQELKYFRDGATLVISLDGLNWLTKRRCSDKGIKKRNEELQLLISSGQMIQADEELQAITCILDQRGSAAPQLWRNSDCRSSLVTRPLPFSTSPRHCCVPEEPPHHSTLASFVSEHPKEAPWTRLILNMQDIFSLIKKDLNIMTQQDTVTTDQQNRFIIFCDQDIPLQRFGDICYTEDCGTSKGDTGWHISDNNSTAHGPNTNNSNGNQHELVIRDNFNNLKSLQKSCQIYDAPGVLSGRDTNLKKRKSVSFNDDVMVYLFDQESPIVELHSEACTSLPDVTLEDSGLEWEDDFSALEKNCHFQCVRHSQQYPLSLPTQTSTALSRRFFLSQTCLFLTHVTESDLEL; encoded by the exons ATGAGTGGGGCTCGCAGAATGCAAG AGTTAAAATACTTCAGGGATGGAGCTACGTTGGTGATTTCATTGGATGGTTTGAATTGGCTTACTAAAAGGAGATGCAGTGACAAAGGAATCAAGAAAAG GAATGAAGAGCTCCAGCTGTTGATATCCTCAGGTCAGATGATCCAGGCCGATGAAGAGCTGCAGGCGATCACCTGCATCCTGGATCAAAGAGGAAGTGCAGCCCCTCAGTTATGGAGGAACAGCGACTGCAGATCAAGTTTGGTAACGCGGCCTCTGCCCTTCTCTACCTCCCCTCGACATTGCTGTGTTCCGGAGGAGCCCCCACATCATTCAACGCTCGCTTCTTTTGTCTCAGAGCACCCAAAGGAGGCCCCGTGGACAAGACTTATTTTAAATATGCAGGACATTTTCAGTTTGATCAAAAAGGATTTAAACATTATGACTCAGCAGGACACTGTTACAACGGATCAGCAGAATAGGTTCATCATTTTCTGTGATCAGGACATACCACTACAACGTTTTGGTGACATTTGCTACACTGAGGATTGTGGGACATCTAAAGGGGATACTGGTTGGCATATCAGCGATAACAACTCCACTGCCCACGGTCCCAACACCAACAACTCTAATGGGAATCAACATGAACTGGTTATCAGAGACAATTTTAACAATCTTAAAAGTCTTCAGAAATCCTGTCAAATCTACGACGCTCCAGGAGTATTGTCTGGGAGGGACACAAATCTGAAAAAGAGGAAGAGTGTGTCCTTTAATGATGATGTCATGGTCTACCTGTTTGATCAG GAGAGTCCCATCGTGGAACTGCACTCTGAAGCCTGCACATCTCTGCCAGATGTCACATTGGAAGACAGTG GCTTGGAGTGGGAGGACGACTTCTCAGCTTTGGAGAAGAActgccattttcagtgtgtcaGACACTCTCAGCAATACCCCCTTTCCCTGCCGACACAGACCAGCACTGCTCTGTCCCGGCGTTTCTTTCTGTCCCAAACCTGCCTGTTCCTCACCCATGTCACTGAGTCAGACCTTGAGCTGTGA
- the LOC116044297 gene encoding uncharacterized protein LOC116044297 isoform X3 produces MIQADEELQAITCILDQRGSAAPQLWRNSDCRSSLVTRPLPFSTSPRHCCVPEEPPHHSTLASFVSEHPKEAPWTRLILNMQDIFSLIKKDLNIMTQQDTVTTDQQNRFIIFCDQDIPLQRFGDICYTEDCGTSKGDTGWHISDNNSTAHGPNTNNSNGNQHELVIRDNFNNLKSLQKSCQIYDAPGVLSGRDTNLKKRKSVSFNDDVMVYLFDQESPIVELHSEACTSLPDVTLEDSGLEWEDDFSALEKNCHFQCVRHSQQYPLSLPTQTSTALSRRFFLSQTCLFLTHVTESDLEL; encoded by the exons ATGATCCAGGCCGATGAAGAGCTGCAGGCGATCACCTGCATCCTGGATCAAAGAGGAAGTGCAGCCCCTCAGTTATGGAGGAACAGCGACTGCAGATCAAGTTTGGTAACGCGGCCTCTGCCCTTCTCTACCTCCCCTCGACATTGCTGTGTTCCGGAGGAGCCCCCACATCATTCAACGCTCGCTTCTTTTGTCTCAGAGCACCCAAAGGAGGCCCCGTGGACAAGACTTATTTTAAATATGCAGGACATTTTCAGTTTGATCAAAAAGGATTTAAACATTATGACTCAGCAGGACACTGTTACAACGGATCAGCAGAATAGGTTCATCATTTTCTGTGATCAGGACATACCACTACAACGTTTTGGTGACATTTGCTACACTGAGGATTGTGGGACATCTAAAGGGGATACTGGTTGGCATATCAGCGATAACAACTCCACTGCCCACGGTCCCAACACCAACAACTCTAATGGGAATCAACATGAACTGGTTATCAGAGACAATTTTAACAATCTTAAAAGTCTTCAGAAATCCTGTCAAATCTACGACGCTCCAGGAGTATTGTCTGGGAGGGACACAAATCTGAAAAAGAGGAAGAGTGTGTCCTTTAATGATGATGTCATGGTCTACCTGTTTGATCAG GAGAGTCCCATCGTGGAACTGCACTCTGAAGCCTGCACATCTCTGCCAGATGTCACATTGGAAGACAGTG GCTTGGAGTGGGAGGACGACTTCTCAGCTTTGGAGAAGAActgccattttcagtgtgtcaGACACTCTCAGCAATACCCCCTTTCCCTGCCGACACAGACCAGCACTGCTCTGTCCCGGCGTTTCTTTCTGTCCCAAACCTGCCTGTTCCTCACCCATGTCACTGAGTCAGACCTTGAGCTGTGA
- the LOC116044297 gene encoding uncharacterized protein LOC116044297 isoform X2, whose protein sequence is MSGARRMQELKYFRDGATLVISLDGLNWLTKRRCSDKGIKKRNEELQLLISSGQMIQADEELQAITCILDQRGSAAPQLWRNSDCRSSLVTRPLPFSTSPRHCCVPEEPPHHSTLASFVSEHPKEAPWTRLILNMQDIFSLIKKDLNIMTQQDTVTTDQQNRFIIFCDQDIPLQRFGDICYTEDCGTSKGDTGWHISDNNSTAHGPNTNNSNGNQHELVIRDNFNNLKSLQKSCQIYDAPGVLSGRDTNLKKRKSVSFNDDVMVYLFDQESPIVELHSEACTSLPDVTLEDSGTILKDDDTSESACFILLTTHCAYLTLLLTILQ, encoded by the exons ATGAGTGGGGCTCGCAGAATGCAAG AGTTAAAATACTTCAGGGATGGAGCTACGTTGGTGATTTCATTGGATGGTTTGAATTGGCTTACTAAAAGGAGATGCAGTGACAAAGGAATCAAGAAAAG GAATGAAGAGCTCCAGCTGTTGATATCCTCAGGTCAGATGATCCAGGCCGATGAAGAGCTGCAGGCGATCACCTGCATCCTGGATCAAAGAGGAAGTGCAGCCCCTCAGTTATGGAGGAACAGCGACTGCAGATCAAGTTTGGTAACGCGGCCTCTGCCCTTCTCTACCTCCCCTCGACATTGCTGTGTTCCGGAGGAGCCCCCACATCATTCAACGCTCGCTTCTTTTGTCTCAGAGCACCCAAAGGAGGCCCCGTGGACAAGACTTATTTTAAATATGCAGGACATTTTCAGTTTGATCAAAAAGGATTTAAACATTATGACTCAGCAGGACACTGTTACAACGGATCAGCAGAATAGGTTCATCATTTTCTGTGATCAGGACATACCACTACAACGTTTTGGTGACATTTGCTACACTGAGGATTGTGGGACATCTAAAGGGGATACTGGTTGGCATATCAGCGATAACAACTCCACTGCCCACGGTCCCAACACCAACAACTCTAATGGGAATCAACATGAACTGGTTATCAGAGACAATTTTAACAATCTTAAAAGTCTTCAGAAATCCTGTCAAATCTACGACGCTCCAGGAGTATTGTCTGGGAGGGACACAAATCTGAAAAAGAGGAAGAGTGTGTCCTTTAATGATGATGTCATGGTCTACCTGTTTGATCAG GAGAGTCCCATCGTGGAACTGCACTCTGAAGCCTGCACATCTCTGCCAGATGTCACATTGGAAGACAGTGGTACTATATTGAAGGATGATGATACCAGTGAGTCTGCATGTTTTATCCta ttaactaCACACTGTGCATACTTAACATTACTGCTGACCATTCTGCAGTAG